In a single window of the Flavobacterium sp. W4I14 genome:
- a CDS encoding rhomboid protease GluP (product_source=KO:K19225; cath_funfam=1.20.1540.10; cog=COG0705; ko=KO:K19225; pfam=PF01694; superfamily=144091; transmembrane_helix_parts=Outside_1_156,TMhelix_157_179,Inside_180_227,TMhelix_228_250,Outside_251_259,TMhelix_260_277,Inside_278_283,TMhelix_284_303,Outside_304_312,TMhelix_313_332,Inside_333_338,TMhelix_339_356,Outside_357_365,TMhelix_366_388,Inside_389_508), with protein sequence MSISWGYSPKIEKYIPLADFPADKYLIVAKQAIENLGWSLSHVSESGLIAYTPISFQSYSEEISIRIHGNFAVVKSECVGIQMLFNDYGKNDLNLEKFFHEFEYVEFHLKDVWEESLSKFHQLIATQDDHYFEKAPLATKNKIKNVLFLFFPQKGYTVTPLLVLLNIFYYFILVLFSIVYLKYQFVRNGSSYDTDFIEELKKIALNFGVNQRNLVLGGEYWRLITYQFIHGSKSHLFFNMYALVYLGLMIENKLGWKKYLFIYLVSGICGGLVSLIFHQEGVMMGASGAIMGLYGAFIALLITKSFEPRATKALLASTLIVSLLVLINGAFGKRVDNAAHIGGFVSGFIFTYLLNYKWDKTVEIKSWARYAVSVLLFLMFFSGVLHFSPKYGTEEYRKLRDTFNSNMGSLNSIMNLKISLPKDVKLTSIKQDGIIPMERNLVVIKQMQALNLKSEDAKEREEKIKLSKASHRAVMLMYRDIKADSTYRYSKQTSNALAQVFEILYKPD encoded by the coding sequence ATGTCAATCAGTTGGGGTTACTCGCCTAAAATTGAAAAATATATTCCTTTGGCCGATTTTCCGGCTGATAAATACTTAATTGTTGCTAAGCAGGCCATCGAAAATTTGGGCTGGAGCCTTAGTCATGTGTCTGAAAGTGGGTTAATTGCTTATACACCAATATCTTTTCAGTCTTATAGTGAGGAAATATCTATCCGTATCCATGGAAATTTCGCAGTAGTAAAGAGTGAGTGTGTAGGGATTCAAATGTTATTTAATGATTATGGAAAGAACGATTTAAACCTCGAAAAGTTTTTTCACGAATTTGAATATGTAGAGTTTCACCTAAAAGATGTTTGGGAAGAGAGTTTGTCTAAATTTCACCAGCTTATAGCAACGCAGGATGATCATTATTTTGAAAAAGCCCCTTTGGCAACAAAAAATAAGATCAAAAATGTACTGTTCCTATTTTTTCCTCAGAAAGGTTATACCGTAACACCGCTTTTAGTACTTCTTAATATTTTTTACTATTTCATACTTGTTCTTTTCTCGATAGTGTACCTGAAGTATCAGTTTGTAAGAAATGGGAGTAGTTATGACACGGATTTTATAGAAGAGCTAAAAAAGATAGCGTTAAATTTTGGGGTTAATCAGCGTAATCTTGTGCTGGGCGGCGAATACTGGCGTTTAATTACCTATCAGTTTATTCACGGATCTAAATCGCACTTGTTTTTTAATATGTATGCGCTGGTTTATCTGGGTTTAATGATCGAAAATAAACTGGGCTGGAAAAAATACCTCTTTATTTATTTGGTGAGCGGTATTTGTGGCGGCTTGGTGAGTTTGATTTTTCATCAGGAAGGAGTGATGATGGGCGCTTCAGGGGCAATTATGGGCTTGTATGGCGCTTTTATTGCTTTATTGATTACTAAATCTTTTGAGCCCAGAGCAACCAAGGCCTTATTGGCAAGTACGCTAATTGTATCATTATTAGTGCTCATAAACGGTGCATTTGGCAAAAGAGTAGATAATGCAGCGCACATTGGTGGCTTTGTATCTGGCTTTATTTTTACCTATTTGCTTAACTACAAATGGGATAAAACTGTCGAAATTAAAAGCTGGGCAAGATACGCCGTTTCGGTACTTTTATTTCTGATGTTTTTTAGCGGCGTTCTTCACTTTAGTCCAAAGTACGGAACTGAAGAATACCGCAAATTAAGGGATACTTTTAACAGTAATATGGGCTCGCTTAACAGCATTATGAATTTAAAGATTTCCTTACCAAAGGATGTTAAGCTTACCTCTATAAAGCAGGATGGCATTATACCGATGGAAAGGAATCTTGTTGTAATTAAACAAATGCAGGCCTTAAATTTAAAGTCTGAAGATGCTAAAGAACGAGAGGAAAAAATAAAACTGAGTAAAGCTTCCCATCGTGCCGTAATGCTGATGTACAGAGATATTAAGGCCGATAGCACTTATCGTTATAGCAAACAGACTTCTAATGCATTGGCACAAGTTTTCGAAATCCTTTACAAACCAGATTAA
- a CDS encoding trans-aconitate methyltransferase (product_source=COG4106; cath_funfam=3.40.50.150; cog=COG4106; pfam=PF13489; superfamily=53335): MANLLTDRAFWVNYWESKKGLAVQLPSNYLFHQQLADVIQKDNVKTAIELGGFPGYYAVFLKKYFKLDVTLLDYFVHPPVVNGLLEKNGLTEKDIHIIETDLFNYTPEKQYDLVLSCGLIEHFNDTADIINRHIAFVKPGGTLFITLPNFKAVNGWFQKNFDRENYDKHNIDSMNPELLKSICEQAGLKEVKSGYFGRFSVWLENESQKSAGVRLFKKVVWLTGKVFTKIIPFESKNLSPYIILVAKKI; encoded by the coding sequence ATGGCAAATTTATTAACCGACAGGGCTTTTTGGGTAAATTATTGGGAAAGTAAAAAAGGACTAGCGGTTCAGTTACCTTCAAATTATTTATTTCATCAGCAACTGGCCGATGTTATTCAGAAAGATAACGTTAAAACCGCTATCGAGTTGGGTGGTTTTCCGGGTTATTATGCCGTATTCCTGAAAAAATATTTCAAACTTGATGTTACACTTTTAGATTACTTTGTTCATCCACCGGTTGTAAACGGACTTTTAGAAAAGAACGGATTAACCGAAAAGGATATCCATATCATTGAAACCGATCTTTTTAATTATACGCCCGAAAAACAGTACGATCTGGTATTAAGTTGCGGTTTAATTGAACATTTTAACGATACTGCTGATATTATTAACCGTCATATTGCCTTTGTAAAACCAGGAGGGACTTTATTTATCACGCTACCAAATTTTAAGGCGGTTAATGGCTGGTTTCAAAAGAATTTCGATAGAGAAAATTACGATAAGCACAATATCGATAGCATGAACCCAGAACTGTTAAAGTCAATCTGCGAGCAAGCCGGACTTAAAGAAGTAAAATCGGGTTATTTTGGGCGTTTTAGCGTGTGGCTAGAAAACGAAAGCCAAAAATCGGCGGGCGTTCGCCTATTTAAGAAAGTAGTTTGGCTGACCGGAAAAGTATTTACAAAGATTATTCCATTCGAAAGCAAAAATCTATCACCTTATATTATCTTAGTAGCGAAAAAAATATAA
- a CDS encoding tricorn protease (product_source=KO:K08676; cath_funfam=2.120.10.60,2.30.42.10,3.30.750.44,3.90.226.10; cleavage_site_network=SignalP-noTM; cog=COG0793,COG0823; ko=KO:K08676; pfam=PF03572,PF07676,PF13180,PF14684; smart=SM00228; superfamily=52096,82171): protein MIKSLLKSLATLAFLLSIHSFAQGQTYFAAYPALTPDAQTIVFSYDGDIWKVPVKGGVASRVTAMQGEEINPKISPDGKWMAFSSNQFGNYDVYVMPLTGGDIKQLTFNDAADEVDNWSWDSKTIYFTSGRYNSFSSYKVSVNGGTAVRLFDNYFNTTHHIAESPSGELFFNDTWESYRFANRKHYKGAYNPDIQSYNPKSKSYKRYTDYIGKDFWTSVDQKGNVFFVSDEGNEEYNLYTFIGGKKTSLTNFDTSIKRPFVSANGTTVVFEKDYQLYTYDVASKKTEKINISTSRNQVLSKEQEYDVRGNISAFDVSTDGKKMAFISRGEVFVSDADGKFIRKITNSGERALECKWLADNKTILFSQTANGYQNWFTITGDGKGSVKQLTKDKANVRDITLNKSKTMAVYLSGRNELKLMDLKTFDAKTLVTDEFWALQSAAPSFSPNDEYVLFTVYRNFEQDIMVHHIKGNKTINLTNTGVTETGPAWSPDGKYIFFTSARTKPSYPTGMQNAHIYRMALNNYDEPYRSDKFNELFKETKPSPTEVKPAITDHKNDKKAKTDTAKKKTEVKPTPKPANVITINTQEILDRIELVGPAFGGQFGTDAFAKGDKTYVFYSSNHEGGAPGLYRTTIEPFEANKIEKVADGGDYSIVSTGDKFFVLSRGAINKYTLEGNKLDRVDHGYKFTRNLNAEFNQMFYETWVGLDENFYDEKFHGVDWDKMRTRYAAYLPYVNNRSDLRILLNDMLGELNSSHMGFNSTGAEERKNLTYITNETGIIFDNENPLKVERIAAKSNAARTGTNILAGDILTEVNGVKVDEKIDRDYYFSKPSLDREITLTFKRNGKDVFVNVHPESSGTLRGNLYDEWITQNHKNVDKWSNNRIAYSYMKNMGGGELETFLLDMVAQEENKEAIILDLRYNTGGNVHDDVLKFLSQRPYLQWKYRGGKMAPQSNFGPAAKPIILLINEQSLSDAEMTAAGFKQLKLGKIIGTETYRWIIFTSAKGLVDGSSYRLPSWGCYTMDGKNIEKEGVKPDIFVKNTFEDRLADKDPQLEKAVAEILKDLK, encoded by the coding sequence ATGATCAAATCCCTGTTAAAATCGCTAGCGACACTAGCATTTTTGTTGTCTATCCATTCATTTGCTCAAGGGCAAACCTACTTTGCTGCATACCCTGCTTTAACGCCCGATGCACAAACAATAGTATTCAGCTATGATGGTGATATTTGGAAAGTACCCGTAAAAGGAGGTGTGGCTTCGAGGGTTACAGCCATGCAGGGTGAAGAAATTAATCCGAAAATATCTCCTGATGGGAAATGGATGGCTTTTTCATCAAACCAGTTTGGTAATTACGACGTGTATGTTATGCCTTTAACAGGTGGAGATATTAAACAATTAACTTTTAACGATGCTGCGGATGAAGTAGACAACTGGAGCTGGGATTCGAAAACAATTTATTTCACATCTGGGCGCTATAATTCTTTTTCAAGCTATAAAGTAAGTGTAAACGGTGGCACGGCCGTCCGTTTATTCGATAATTATTTCAATACCACGCACCACATCGCCGAATCGCCAAGTGGTGAACTGTTTTTTAACGATACCTGGGAGAGTTACCGATTTGCAAACCGCAAACACTATAAAGGAGCCTATAATCCAGATATCCAATCGTATAACCCAAAATCGAAAAGCTATAAACGTTATACCGATTATATCGGGAAAGATTTCTGGACCAGTGTTGATCAAAAAGGAAATGTCTTTTTTGTATCAGATGAAGGCAATGAAGAATACAATCTGTACACTTTTATCGGGGGCAAGAAAACAAGCCTGACTAATTTTGATACTTCCATTAAACGTCCCTTTGTTTCGGCCAATGGAACTACGGTTGTGTTTGAGAAAGATTATCAATTGTACACCTACGATGTAGCTTCGAAGAAAACGGAGAAAATCAATATCAGTACTTCACGTAACCAGGTGTTGAGTAAAGAGCAAGAGTACGATGTGCGTGGAAATATCTCAGCATTCGATGTTTCTACCGATGGCAAAAAGATGGCTTTTATTTCACGTGGTGAAGTATTTGTAAGCGATGCAGATGGAAAATTTATCCGTAAGATTACCAACAGTGGTGAACGTGCTTTAGAGTGCAAATGGCTGGCCGATAACAAAACGATTTTGTTCAGCCAAACGGCGAACGGCTATCAGAACTGGTTTACCATTACCGGTGACGGAAAAGGATCGGTAAAACAGCTTACAAAGGATAAAGCAAATGTACGCGATATTACTTTGAACAAATCCAAAACCATGGCCGTGTACCTGAGTGGCAGAAACGAGCTTAAGCTGATGGATCTTAAAACTTTTGATGCCAAAACTTTGGTAACCGACGAGTTTTGGGCCCTACAAAGTGCAGCGCCAAGCTTTTCGCCAAATGATGAATATGTGCTTTTTACGGTGTACCGGAATTTCGAGCAAGATATTATGGTGCATCACATCAAGGGTAATAAAACCATCAATTTAACCAATACAGGCGTGACCGAAACAGGGCCTGCGTGGTCGCCGGATGGGAAATATATTTTCTTTACCAGTGCCCGCACCAAGCCGTCTTACCCAACGGGAATGCAGAATGCGCACATTTACCGTATGGCATTGAATAATTATGATGAACCTTACCGCTCTGATAAGTTTAATGAGCTGTTTAAAGAAACCAAGCCTTCACCAACCGAAGTTAAGCCTGCAATAACTGATCATAAAAATGATAAAAAAGCAAAAACAGATACAGCTAAAAAGAAGACTGAGGTAAAACCTACGCCAAAACCAGCAAATGTAATTACCATTAATACGCAGGAAATTTTAGATCGCATAGAACTGGTTGGTCCTGCATTTGGTGGCCAATTTGGAACGGATGCTTTTGCCAAAGGCGATAAAACATACGTGTTTTACTCCTCTAACCATGAGGGAGGCGCACCAGGTCTTTATCGCACTACTATTGAGCCTTTTGAAGCCAATAAAATTGAAAAAGTTGCCGATGGGGGCGATTATTCGATTGTATCGACTGGTGATAAATTTTTCGTTTTATCAAGAGGAGCGATCAACAAATATACCTTGGAAGGGAACAAGCTTGACCGCGTAGACCACGGTTATAAATTTACCAGAAACCTGAATGCCGAGTTTAACCAGATGTTTTACGAAACCTGGGTAGGTTTGGATGAGAATTTTTATGACGAAAAATTCCATGGAGTAGACTGGGATAAGATGAGGACGCGTTACGCAGCTTATCTGCCCTATGTGAACAATCGTAGTGACCTGAGGATTTTATTGAACGACATGTTGGGCGAGCTGAATTCTTCGCACATGGGCTTTAACAGCACGGGGGCAGAGGAACGCAAAAACCTTACTTACATCACCAACGAAACAGGAATCATCTTCGATAATGAAAATCCTTTAAAAGTTGAACGCATTGCTGCTAAAAGTAATGCAGCCCGCACCGGAACCAATATTTTGGCAGGAGATATTCTTACAGAAGTAAACGGCGTTAAGGTAGATGAAAAAATAGACCGCGATTATTATTTTAGTAAACCATCATTGGATAGAGAAATCACTTTGACCTTTAAGCGTAACGGAAAAGATGTTTTTGTAAACGTACATCCAGAAAGCTCAGGTACTTTGCGCGGAAACCTTTATGATGAGTGGATCACTCAAAATCATAAAAATGTTGATAAATGGAGCAACAACAGGATTGCTTATTCTTATATGAAAAACATGGGTGGTGGCGAATTGGAAACTTTCTTGTTGGATATGGTTGCACAAGAAGAAAATAAGGAAGCCATTATCCTCGATCTGCGTTACAATACCGGAGGGAACGTACATGATGATGTGCTGAAATTCCTTTCTCAGCGCCCTTATTTACAATGGAAATACCGCGGCGGTAAAATGGCTCCACAAAGTAATTTTGGTCCTGCAGCGAAGCCGATTATATTGCTGATTAACGAACAATCTTTAAGTGATGCCGAAATGACGGCGGCAGGGTTTAAACAATTAAAATTGGGTAAGATTATCGGTACAGAAACCTACCGTTGGATTATTTTTACTTCTGCTAAAGGTTTGGTTGATGGCTCTTCTTACCGTTTGCCATCGTGGGGCTGTTATACGATGGATGGCAAAAATATCGAAAAGGAGGGCGTTAAACCCGATATTTTTGTGAAAAATACTTTCGAAGACCGCCTGGCAGATAAAGATCCTCAACTCGAAAAAGCGGTGGCAGAGATTTTGAAGGATTTGAAGTAA
- a CDS encoding glycosyltransferase involved in cell wall biosynthesis (product_source=COG0438; cath_funfam=3.40.50.2000; cog=COG0438; pfam=PF00534,PF13439; superfamily=53756) produces the protein MIDLKVVHLNTYDGNGGAGRACLRLSDALKASGIDSKVLVYYKFGQNPKIDTFSKSPFQKAKAIYNILSERYFAKWLSKSVKTPFSLQWFGRSVINHPDVKNADIIHLHWVNHGFLNPKFLAQLDELEKPIVWTFHDSNAFTGGCHVRYGCENFHQQCGNCPILKISGKNDISHQTWVRKQKAYTELNFHIVAPSKWMAASVKFSSLLGTRKATVIPNTIETKIFKPYVKSEAKKILKINPEKFVLMSGFMPSKNDKHKGTPYLIEALEILSRRPGIQKENIELVIFGNKENAEMPQFPFKTTFLGTINKDDHLAKCYSAADAFITPSLEDNLPNTVMESLSCATPVIAFTTGGIPDMVKHMQNGYLAEYQNAEDLANGIEWLYHRPNKEEIQKAARLSILTDFSEEVIAAEHIHLYETLIDLQPK, from the coding sequence TTGATTGATTTGAAAGTAGTACACTTAAATACCTACGATGGAAATGGCGGAGCAGGACGTGCCTGTTTGCGCTTAAGTGATGCCTTAAAGGCTAGTGGAATCGATTCAAAAGTATTGGTTTACTATAAATTTGGTCAAAATCCGAAGATAGATACCTTTAGCAAATCACCATTTCAAAAGGCAAAGGCCATTTATAATATTCTTTCAGAAAGATATTTCGCCAAATGGTTAAGCAAATCAGTGAAAACACCCTTCAGTTTGCAATGGTTTGGCCGCTCGGTAATTAACCATCCCGATGTTAAAAATGCCGACATTATCCATTTACATTGGGTAAACCACGGTTTCTTAAATCCTAAGTTTTTGGCGCAGCTTGATGAACTGGAAAAGCCAATTGTATGGACTTTTCATGATAGCAATGCTTTTACAGGTGGATGCCATGTGCGTTATGGATGCGAAAATTTTCACCAACAATGCGGTAATTGCCCCATTTTAAAAATCAGCGGCAAAAATGATATTTCGCACCAAACCTGGGTACGTAAACAAAAAGCTTATACTGAATTGAATTTCCATATCGTAGCACCAAGCAAATGGATGGCTGCATCGGTAAAGTTCAGCAGTTTATTGGGCACCAGGAAAGCTACAGTTATCCCAAATACGATTGAAACAAAAATTTTTAAACCTTATGTTAAATCAGAAGCGAAAAAAATCTTAAAGATCAATCCTGAGAAGTTTGTACTGATGAGCGGATTTATGCCCTCAAAAAACGACAAACATAAAGGAACCCCCTATTTAATCGAAGCATTAGAAATTTTATCGCGTAGGCCTGGAATACAAAAAGAAAATATTGAATTGGTTATTTTCGGAAATAAGGAAAATGCAGAAATGCCCCAATTCCCTTTCAAAACCACTTTTTTAGGTACTATTAATAAAGACGATCATTTGGCAAAATGTTATTCTGCTGCTGATGCTTTTATTACGCCTTCTCTCGAAGATAATCTACCCAATACAGTAATGGAAAGTTTATCGTGTGCCACGCCCGTTATTGCTTTTACCACTGGTGGGATTCCAGACATGGTTAAACACATGCAGAACGGTTACCTGGCCGAGTATCAAAATGCGGAAGATTTAGCAAACGGCATTGAGTGGCTGTACCACCGTCCTAATAAAGAAGAAATCCAAAAAGCAGCTAGATTGAGTATTTTAACAGATTTCTCGGAAGAAGTAATCGCTGCGGAGCATATCCATCTTTACGAAACACTGATTGATTTACAGCCGAAGTAA
- a CDS encoding glycosyltransferase involved in cell wall biosynthesis (product_source=COG0463; cath_funfam=3.90.550.10; cog=COG0463; pfam=PF00535; superfamily=53448; transmembrane_helix_parts=Outside_1_245,TMhelix_246_268,Inside_269_275), giving the protein MADSFSIGVEKFKQSLLNLLQSKKSHPLPKLTVITIVYNNVRDIERTIQSILNQTYKKIEYIVIDGASTDGTLQVVERYKDQITKIVSEPDKGIYDAMNKGLALATGDYVLFMNSGDEIYDKHTVEDVFATAPGADIYYGETEMYNDNWENLGRRRHEAPEEFDWTSFKYGMNISHQAIYIRRSIITPYDLTYKYSSDIDWIIKAAKKASNIVNVHRYVAKYLVGGMSKKKHRESLKERFKIFTKYYGLVPNIFNHIIIAGNLALYFVKHRRTND; this is encoded by the coding sequence TTGGCAGATTCATTTTCAATTGGAGTAGAAAAATTCAAGCAATCTTTATTAAATTTACTCCAATCCAAAAAAAGCCATCCCTTGCCAAAGCTAACTGTCATCACCATTGTATACAATAACGTTCGCGATATCGAACGTACCATTCAATCTATCCTTAATCAGACTTATAAAAAAATCGAATATATTGTAATAGACGGCGCATCAACTGATGGCACTTTGCAGGTTGTTGAGCGTTATAAAGATCAGATTACTAAAATTGTATCCGAACCCGACAAAGGCATTTATGATGCAATGAACAAAGGTTTAGCATTGGCAACAGGCGATTATGTTTTATTCATGAACTCGGGTGATGAGATTTACGACAAACATACTGTAGAAGATGTTTTTGCCACAGCCCCTGGTGCCGACATCTATTACGGGGAAACGGAAATGTACAATGATAACTGGGAAAATTTAGGCCGCAGAAGGCACGAAGCACCCGAAGAGTTTGATTGGACCAGCTTTAAATACGGCATGAACATTAGCCATCAGGCCATTTACATCCGCCGCAGCATCATTACACCTTATGATTTAACTTATAAGTACAGCTCAGATATTGATTGGATTATCAAAGCAGCAAAAAAAGCCTCAAATATTGTAAACGTTCACCGTTATGTAGCCAAATACCTGGTTGGTGGCATGAGTAAGAAAAAACACCGCGAGAGCTTAAAAGAGCGGTTTAAAATCTTCACCAAATATTATGGCTTAGTACCGAATATTTTTAATCATATTATCATTGCAGGTAATTTAGCTTTGTATTTTGTTAAGCACCGTAGAACAAATGATTAG
- a CDS encoding hypothetical protein (product_source=Hypo-rule applied; cath_funfam=3.10.20.90; superfamily=160945) — protein MNEEINELLSIYEQEKKLIESIIEEDRIDSDYKAIRLNSKNLNRIQRQVALIKSLIDPYTQEKERLKRTIDFLVKKSELEESDEYRTHILAQIDRKLDQLNSYKPGYFNDGQEFDDAIFDLVKQKIKGFIFNLKKENKLAILFKRTDKEILLAVTNIKKLKKQHILDKNAKAVLKSIGFKEEKHLDSLVFTYGLDNFKDAIFIKTIVSRVIFDAFYFQGLDTKATIEIF, from the coding sequence ATGAATGAAGAAATTAACGAGCTACTCTCCATCTACGAACAGGAAAAGAAATTAATCGAGTCTATAATTGAAGAAGATCGGATTGATAGTGATTATAAAGCAATTCGTTTAAATTCCAAAAATCTCAACAGGATACAGCGCCAGGTTGCACTGATTAAATCATTAATTGATCCATATACGCAAGAAAAAGAACGATTAAAAAGGACAATCGATTTTTTGGTTAAAAAAAGTGAGCTGGAAGAATCTGATGAGTACAGAACCCACATACTTGCTCAGATCGACCGGAAATTAGACCAACTAAACAGTTATAAACCAGGTTATTTTAACGATGGACAAGAGTTTGACGATGCTATATTTGATTTGGTAAAACAGAAGATTAAAGGATTTATTTTCAACTTGAAAAAAGAAAATAAATTGGCCATACTGTTTAAACGCACGGATAAAGAAATTTTATTAGCAGTTACCAATATCAAAAAGCTTAAAAAACAGCACATCTTAGACAAAAACGCTAAGGCTGTACTTAAATCAATCGGTTTTAAAGAGGAAAAACACCTTGATTCACTAGTTTTCACTTACGGTTTGGATAATTTTAAAGATGCTATTTTTATCAAAACTATTGTAAGCAGGGTGATTTTTGATGCGTTCTATTTTCAAGGGCTCGATACGAAAGCGACAATTGAGATTTTCTAA
- a CDS encoding protease I (product_source=KO:K05520; cath_funfam=3.40.50.880; cog=COG0693; ko=KO:K05520; pfam=PF01965; superfamily=52317; tigrfam=TIGR01382): MGQLSNLTIAVLTESGFEEVELTEPVKRLKEEGATVHIISSKSGKIKAWDHDHWSIEVDVDKTISEANAEDYNGLLLPGGVINPDQLRVNEDAIAFVKSFFADGKPVAAICHGPQTLINADVVQGRKMTSVKNISQDLINAGALWSDEEVVVDQGLVTSRTPKDLPAFNDKIVEEFAEGVHEGQHA, encoded by the coding sequence ATGGGACAATTAAGTAACCTCACTATTGCTGTACTTACAGAAAGCGGATTTGAAGAAGTAGAATTAACCGAGCCAGTTAAAAGGTTAAAAGAAGAGGGCGCAACCGTTCACATTATCTCCTCAAAAAGCGGAAAAATAAAAGCCTGGGACCATGATCATTGGTCGATAGAAGTTGATGTAGACAAAACCATTTCTGAAGCAAATGCCGAAGATTATAATGGTTTGCTGCTACCAGGCGGTGTTATTAATCCTGATCAGCTTCGTGTTAACGAAGATGCAATAGCCTTTGTAAAATCTTTTTTTGCCGATGGAAAACCGGTTGCGGCAATCTGTCATGGGCCCCAAACCCTTATTAATGCAGATGTGGTTCAAGGTAGAAAAATGACCTCAGTAAAAAACATTTCACAGGATTTAATCAATGCAGGCGCACTTTGGTCAGATGAGGAAGTGGTTGTAGACCAAGGTTTGGTTACGAGCCGTACACCAAAAGATTTACCTGCTTTTAACGATAAAATTGTAGAGGAATTTGCCGAAGGTGTTCACGAAGGGCAGCACGCCTAA